The DNA region TTTGTTTTTTGTGCAGAACGCTACAATGATTGCAGAAAGGCGAGCAATGCGTCGCGGTCTGTTTTGGACAAGTTTCGCACGGCTTCGCGCGATTGTTCGGCTTCGCCGCCGTGAAACATAATGGCTTCGAGCAGGGTTCTGGCTCTACCATCGTGTAAGAAGGCTGGAACTCCGCTGACGGTTTCCGTGAGTCCAATGCCCCACAGTGGGGGCGTTTTCCACTCGCGGCCATCGGCTTCGTAGTCCGGACGATTATCGGCGAGGGCTTCGCCCATGTCGTGGAGCAACAAATCAGTGTAGGGGTGAATGGTTTGATTCGATAGCGACGAGATGCTGTGGTTGCCTGTTTTAAATGTGGTTGTATGGCAATTTGCACAACCGGTTGATTCAAAGAGTGCTTCGCCTCGCAATGCCTGTGGATCATCCCACAGACGCCGCGCGGGCACGGCGAGGGTTTGTAAGTAAAATGTGGTGACGTCCAGTATTTCCTCTGAGATTTCCGGATCGTCGTTGCGGCCATCGTGCTGGGGTTGTCCGGCTACGGATTCCTGAGGGAAATAGGGGTTTGTAACGCCCATGTCCTCGTTGTACGCGCCGGCAGTTTGTTGCAAAAGATCGGGGTTGTTGGCTTTCAGGCCAAAACGCCCCAGTTCTCTTTGGCCTGTTCGAAAATTGTACACGTAATTGGGGCGGCCCGATATGCCGTCTCGATTGGCATCTCCGGGATCTGCTAGGGCGAGGATATCGGACTCGGGGATGGCTTCCAGGAGGCCACGTCCAAATACGGGCGGGGCCATGCGTGCTGACAGGAGTACACCCGCGGGCAGTGGTTGATATGCGTCAACAATGGTGTAGATGGGGTGTTTTAAGTAAACCTGTTCGCCATCGGATAGGGTTTCTGTTGTTTCATAAAAGCTGACTTGAACACGCGCTTCGAGTGCGACGCCATAGTTTGAGCGGTCGCCGAGCTGTCCGCCAAAGCCGGGAACGGGTACAGGACCGCCGTGCGGGGTGAATCCGGGCAGGCTGACGCGCATGAGCATGGAGCCGACAAAGGGTGGTTCAGAGCCGAATGCACCGCGTCCTCGCCCGTCGCGCAGATGACATCCCACGCAAGAGGTGTGGCTAAATACGGGACCCAATCCGGGGTTGACGTCTGCAGGAGCCGTGACAAAGACTTGTTCAAAGGCGAGATCACCCGCAAAAAATTTGTCGAGTTCGTCGGGTGAAAGTGTCGGTATGGGCATTTCAAAAGCCTGGCTGGATGCGTCGAAGACGGTTGCCGCCTCCCCGCCAGATAGGGCACTGTCAGGCGAAGGAACGATATCGGGACCAGCAGGCTTGTCACTGCCGCAGGCCAAAAAGAACAGGATTGCGGTAATGGTGTATAAAATTTGGCGATCTATTTTCATATTTCATGATTCACTAAGGACACGGAACAGTTCACGACGCTAAGCATAGCCTGCCCATCCCCACCTCAGGACGGTGGAGTTGGGCGGTGTGGGGTCTGGCTACTGTTCTGCCCGTACCAGATCCATAACATCCCCTTCGAGCGTTTGTTGCAAAGTTGCAATGGCCTGTTGCGCCGCTGTTATTTGCGCGGCGTCGGAGGCGAGGGCATCGCGGAATGGGAAGGAGATTTTGCCAATTTCTGTAATGGTCGCCTGAATTTCCGCTTTGACACGCTGGTCGAGGGCAGGGTCTTTGCTTTTGATAAATTCATCGAGGCCCATTGCTTCAACATTGTAGCCTCCTTCATAAACATTTCGAATGCTGCGCATGTTGTCTTGAAAATCGAGGAGGGAGTTAAAGCTAAATTGCGATTCCACCAGGCGTGTGTCTTGCTCGGTAAAGGGATCGGCAATTTTGCCGTTTCCAACTTCGTCGGCAATACCGACCATGCCGTTGACCATTTCCTGGACAGCGGCTTTTTGCGTGGTGTAGGCACTGCTTCCCGCGCCGGCATTGGCCACCTGTGCGCGGAAGTTTTCGCCGGATGCGATCCAACTCGTGTGCAAGTCTGTTGCCGCGTCTTCGAGCAATTCTGTTGCTGCGATCAAATAATCGTATTGGCGCGGAGTGAAATCGTCAATGGTTTTGCTGCCGCCTTCGTCAAAGAGCAAAAATTCAATGGTGTGAAATCCCTTGAGTTCGTTGGCGAGGTTGTTTACGGATGCTTTAGTCAAAGGATCGCTGCTGCCCAGGACGGCTTCGAGGTCCGTGCGGTTGACGGGCCAGGAATCCAGCGCGGGGTCATAGCCGCTGAAATCAACGGGTCCGAACAAAAAACCCTCGCTTTGTTCCCAGGGCGTACGCGCGGCCACCCATTTTGCTCGGGCTGTTCCCAGCGTAGCTGACGAGGGATTGTTTTTGAGATTCGTCACTGCGGTGAGGAGGTCTGTGGAGACGTCGGCAAGGTGTTTGTAGGTCGGGATAACTGTTTTGTCGGCAAAGTCGGTCAAGATGGGTGAAAAATCATATCCGGGTTCTGGTTCTGGCGCGACCGGATTTTCGCCCTCGCTGCTGCAGGCCGCGAGGGATAGGATGAGGATAATACCGAGTAAGGGTTTAATGCATTTCATGGTGATTCTCCTTTAAAAAGTTAGAATTGAAAACCGAGTGCAAAACTAGCGGTGTTTTCGCCGTTGAAGTTACCCGTTCCCACCCGGCGCATGGCATAGTCGCCTTTCAGGACGACGGCGTTGCCCATGGTGTAGTTGATGCCGAGCGTGTAAACGCGGCGTTGGAAGCGTGGGTTGTCAAAAAAGTTCTGTGGCATTTCGGCCATTGTGTCGTAGCTGTCAAATCGAAAGAACAGATGGCATTGGTCCTCCTTATGCGAGGAGAAAAAGGGCATGATGTCATAACCGGCTTCGGCGTAAAACGCATACGCGGCACTGGCAACGGGCGTTCTCAAGACATCGAGGTTGTTGGACAATGTGCGGTTGCGCTCGCTGACAATGTCCGCATTTTGCAGGTTTCCGTAGAGGTACATGCCCTGTGCGCGGAAGCGGTTGTATCGCAGCACAGCGTGGACATCAAAAATGGATACGTAGGCGTCCGTATCTTTCATGTCGGGTTTGGGGCGGTTGTCGGCGCTGTTGCCGCGATAGCCCGATACGCCAAAGGTGAGGCCATCAAAGAGGCGATAGTCCAACCGACCCACAAGGGCCATGTTGGTTGCGCGGACTTCTTCAAAGCGCGTTTGATGCCCGCCCACAATCCAGTTTTGCGAATCGAAGCCCGTGGCGTCTAAGCCGTTGACGAGTTGGAGTTGATAGGTCAGGCGATTGGTATGACCACTGATTTCAATACCTGTTTCGTGCCATATTGCCGGAATAACCGCGGTTTCCGATTCGGGGCGGCGGGTGCCAAAAAAGTCCGTGGGATGGTATTGCTCTGTGGTGAGGCCCACCGCGACGTAGAAGTGGCCCAGGCGGATGTTGAAGGCGTCGCTAAATCTGCGTTTGATGTAGAGTTCTTCGAGGATGACTTCCCCGCCTTTTTCCACTTCGGTTTCGTATTCGCCAAATTCCTCGTATTCGATTTCGAGGGCACCGCCCGTACCGCCGTGTTCGATTTCCACTTCGGTTTCCAGTTCGACACCGCGCAGCAGACGCAACTCCATTTCGAGTGCCAAACGCGCGATATCAATGGTGGCGCGGCTATCTGGCGGCGAACCCGCTGGGCCGCTTTTCTGGTCGGGACCGTAATCGAAGTGGGAGTAGATGAGTTCACCGTATCCCGTGAATTTGATTTTGGGCGCTGACTTCTGGTCTTCTGCCATGATGCTTATGGGCAGCGCGAGCGTTAGACAGATGCTAAATAAAAAACGTCGGTTCATAAACCTCCCCTGTGTGAATATTGACGCTGAAAAGGCGTGCTGTTATATTGTATCTTGCAAGCGCAGAGGGTTTGATCTCTCTGTCGCGTGTGGGTGATCGGTGATGGACCGCCAAGTCAGAACCGATCGCCCTTTTTTTATGTGCGATGTATGCGGCGCTTTCGGGTGCGCCACCAGATGACCAGGCCAGAGATGGACAGGCCGATCAGGCCCCAGGCGGCGATGTCGTAGAGATAGACAAACCAGTCGGCGAAGAAATAACCCGTGTGAATCTGGTGCATGATCGTGTAGAGGTCGCGTCCGGGTTTTGTAGATTGACCGACGGAGGCCCAGGTTTTTCCGCCGTTGGAACTGGTGAGCAGACCGCCTGAGGTCCACAGGTTCAAGTTTTGGGTGGAGCCTATGCCAATGCGCTGGAGGCGGATGCCTTCGGCAAGGGGCATAAATCCGAGGCCGACTTGCTCCCAGACGATGCCGCCATCGGTTGAGCGGATGAGGCCCAGGTCTTCGAGGACGACGTAAATGTGGTCTGGGTTGTCGGGTGCATAGGCGATGTCAACGGCGCGTTCTGCCGCGAAGAGCATGGGGACTTCGGTCCAGGTTTTGCCGCCGTTTTCAGAGGAATAAAGAGCCGAGCGCGTGCCGCGATAGAGGTGTTGGGGATCGCGGGGGTCAACTGCGAATGAGAGGGTGCGTTCTGAGGGTGCGCCGAGTAGGCCGGGGTGATTGAGCAAAAAACCCGAGACGGCGAGAAGAGATAAAAATATGAGTGCGCCGATGCCGACATAGCGATGGAGTTTGCGGAAAAATTCGGCGCGTTTTTTTCGCGTTTTGGGCTGTTCTTTGTGAAGCGGGATGGTTTTGCTCCTGCGCGCGGAGGCTTGAGGTGTAGCACTCATTGGGGTTCTTTTTCCGTGTAAATGACATCGAGGACGGTGAGAACTCTCTTCACGCCCGCATTTAAGGCGCGTACGGATAGGGTTGCGCCACTGATGCCGATAATGTCGCGGTTGAGGCGAATGTGATGATCGATGTTTTTGTTTGTATATTGGGTCAAGAATCGCTGGCGTTTGACCTGACCGCCTCGCGATTCGCGATAGACCATGATCCATACACCGCCAACGCGGTGGTCGGGCTTGACTTTGACGATGAAGGTGATGGGTTTGTAGAGGCCTATTTGATTCGCGATGATCGCATATCCCTGATGTCGGTCATTTTTTTTTGCCTGAAAAATCGTGAAATCGGGTTCTTCGAGGCGCCATCCCAACCGCCGTTCAATGCGCTGGCGTTCTTGTGGGGTTGGGGTCCAGACTTCGCTCCAGAGCGTGTCTGCATCTGGGAAGGCTTTTTTTAGAGCCTGTTCTTCTGTGAGGTAAACAGTGATAGCCTCTGGGCCATCGGGACCTTGCGCGAATCCGAGTCCCGACAGGAGGCAGACCATGATACAGAATACATACTTATTTTTTATCACTGTTTTCTCTAACTTCTTTTTTTAAAAATACGATGCAATCGAAAAGAAGAGGCGTCCAATGCCGTCGCCTCTGTCGCCATTTGCCGGCGTTTTATAGGTGGTGTTGTAGTCCAGCTTGAAAGCTGTATCTTCAACGGGACGGAAGTTCACGCCCAAGGTGATCCCGTATTCCGAATCGCCAGTTATCGAGGTATCAAAATCGACCCAGTCCCAGCGCGCGATGGCTGTGAACACGGATTCTGATAAGAAATGATCGTGCCCAAAATGAAAGTTGGTCTGTGCATAAGCACCGCGCTGGTCGCCGTTAAATCCATCGGCGGTGGCCTGTCCGTATTCGCCCTGAAGTTCAAAGGGTCCCTGTGTAAATTGCGCGTCGGCTCCGAAGATGGAGAGGCGGTTGTTGTTCGCATCGTCGTATTTGCCCGTGTGGAAAGATGCGCCGAGGTCAATACCCAGGCGCGGACTGAAGCCGAACCGTCCGACGAGTGCTTTGTCGTGGTTGTTGTCCGTTTTTTGGCTGCCCCGTCCGCTTCGAATGCGGAGATTGCCGCCGGAGTTGACTTTTTCATTGAACCCGTTGACGAGGTAGAGTTCATAAGTTGCCACAGAGAGTTCGGAGGGATAAAAGGTGCCAAAGAAGCCCATTCCTGCCTCTGAGAGGGTGGATGGCATGATCTGACGGTTCACGGTGGGGCGTTCGGTAAGGTCGTTGAGCGGGCTGTCGTGCAGGAGGTTGAAGCGCCCGAGCGGGGAGAGTATGACACCACCCCGATAGTTGAAGGCTTCTGTAAAGGTGAAGTCCATGATGGCGAATTCGAGTTTGATTTCGCCATCGGTGTTGCTGCTGCCTTTGACGAGACCGCCGTGTTCAAATTCGATTTCGCACGAAACGTGAATTCGGTCGGTGATTTCCGAAAAGATGAAGGGGATGAAACGGTGCTGGTCAAAGGTGCTGTCTTTTCCTTCTGTCCACTCAAATTCGTGGTCAATATATCCGCCGATAGCCACATTTCTGCCCATGCGTTTGATATAGGGTTTGTCGTATATGCTGCCGGGCAATTCGGGTCGTTTGTCTTCTTCGGCTATGGTGGGTAGTGCAAATGCCAGAGATAGAAACGAAGCGAGCAGTTTGAAGCGCATGCTTTTCTCCTGTGTGAAACACAATGCCATTCAAAGTGGGTTGACATGATGCGCGAAAAACCCTACTTTGAACGCGAGTCGTGCTTATGGCGTGACTCAGACCATCTGTCGTGAGCTGGCTGGCTCTCG from Gemmatimonadota bacterium includes:
- a CDS encoding peptidase M75 — its product is MKCIKPLLGIILILSLAACSSEGENPVAPEPEPGYDFSPILTDFADKTVIPTYKHLADVSTDLLTAVTNLKNNPSSATLGTARAKWVAARTPWEQSEGFLFGPVDFSGYDPALDSWPVNRTDLEAVLGSSDPLTKASVNNLANELKGFHTIEFLLFDEGGSKTIDDFTPRQYDYLIAATELLEDAATDLHTSWIASGENFRAQVANAGAGSSAYTTQKAAVQEMVNGMVGIADEVGNGKIADPFTEQDTRLVESQFSFNSLLDFQDNMRSIRNVYEGGYNVEAMGLDEFIKSKDPALDQRVKAEIQATITEIGKISFPFRDALASDAAQITAAQQAIATLQQTLEGDVMDLVRAEQ
- a CDS encoding outer membrane beta-barrel protein is translated as MNRRFLFSICLTLALPISIMAEDQKSAPKIKFTGYGELIYSHFDYGPDQKSGPAGSPPDSRATIDIARLALEMELRLLRGVELETEVEIEHGGTGGALEIEYEEFGEYETEVEKGGEVILEELYIKRRFSDAFNIRLGHFYVAVGLTTEQYHPTDFFGTRRPESETAVIPAIWHETGIEISGHTNRLTYQLQLVNGLDATGFDSQNWIVGGHQTRFEEVRATNMALVGRLDYRLFDGLTFGVSGYRGNSADNRPKPDMKDTDAYVSIFDVHAVLRYNRFRAQGMYLYGNLQNADIVSERNRTLSNNLDVLRTPVASAAYAFYAEAGYDIMPFFSSHKEDQCHLFFRFDSYDTMAEMPQNFFDNPRFQRRVYTLGINYTMGNAVVLKGDYAMRRVGTGNFNGENTASFALGFQF
- a CDS encoding c-type cytochrome, whose product is MKIDRQILYTITAILFFLACGSDKPAGPDIVPSPDSALSGGEAATVFDASSQAFEMPIPTLSPDELDKFFAGDLAFEQVFVTAPADVNPGLGPVFSHTSCVGCHLRDGRGRGAFGSEPPFVGSMLMRVSLPGFTPHGGPVPVPGFGGQLGDRSNYGVALEARVQVSFYETTETLSDGEQVYLKHPIYTIVDAYQPLPAGVLLSARMAPPVFGRGLLEAIPESDILALADPGDANRDGISGRPNYVYNFRTGQRELGRFGLKANNPDLLQQTAGAYNEDMGVTNPYFPQESVAGQPQHDGRNDDPEISEEILDVTTFYLQTLAVPARRLWDDPQALRGEALFESTGCANCHTTTFKTGNHSISSLSNQTIHPYTDLLLHDMGEALADNRPDYEADGREWKTPPLWGIGLTETVSGVPAFLHDGRARTLLEAIMFHGGEAEQSREAVRNLSKTDRDALLAFLQSL
- a CDS encoding PepSY-associated TM helix domain-containing protein; its protein translation is MSATPQASARRSKTIPLHKEQPKTRKKRAEFFRKLHRYVGIGALIFLSLLAVSGFLLNHPGLLGAPSERTLSFAVDPRDPQHLYRGTRSALYSSENGGKTWTEVPMLFAAERAVDIAYAPDNPDHIYVVLEDLGLIRSTDGGIVWEQVGLGFMPLAEGIRLQRIGIGSTQNLNLWTSGGLLTSSNGGKTWASVGQSTKPGRDLYTIMHQIHTGYFFADWFVYLYDIAAWGLIGLSISGLVIWWRTRKRRIHRT
- a CDS encoding FMN-binding protein, with translation MIKNKYVFCIMVCLLSGLGFAQGPDGPEAITVYLTEEQALKKAFPDADTLWSEVWTPTPQERQRIERRLGWRLEEPDFTIFQAKKNDRHQGYAIIANQIGLYKPITFIVKVKPDHRVGGVWIMVYRESRGGQVKRQRFLTQYTNKNIDHHIRLNRDIIGISGATLSVRALNAGVKRVLTVLDVIYTEKEPQ